In the Panthera tigris isolate Pti1 chromosome F3, P.tigris_Pti1_mat1.1, whole genome shotgun sequence genome, AGCAAGACTTACTTGGTAGGAGGGATGTCTGTAGAGAAAAGGTCTATTTCAGTATCAGCCAGCAAAACAGCCTTCATTCCCCTAGAGCTGAGCACTTGTTTACAGAATTTGCAACACAGGATGGACACGCACCGGTCCTCGAAACTACAACTGCTGGTAGACATGGCGTCCCGGGAAGGATGCGGTGCGGGgttttgaaaaaggaaacaagagcaGTACCTTTCCTAGTTGGATTCCCCCAGGCCAAAAATCAAATTGCGAGGCCTCGACCTTTTCTAAGCCCTAAAACTGGGGAGGAAATGagttctttcctgttttcccGTGGGAGGGTGAAAGTGATATTTATTGAGTAGGAACAGGGCGAAGCAGCAAATGTGGCTTTCCTTTTAACTTTCGGGGAAGGCAGGGGGATTTGAAGTGGGGAGGCGGCGAGCTACAAAAGGCCTGGGAACTTCTCTACAGACTCCCCAGCCACGCGTCAAAAAGGCTCCTCTACTCTTCGGCTCCCGCCCCTGTAGCAATTCCCTTAGCTTTCTCCTGCAGAGTCCCTCCGTGAAAGCTCCTCTCCTAAGCCCCTCCCTCGGAGCGCTCCAATTCCTCGCCCTCTGATCGCCGGCCACGCGTCCCGACCCACGCCTCCTCTTTGGaaatctttctcctcttcccaggATCCAGAAATCCCCTCAGCTTTTCCCACCCGGACGAACCCGGGTTCTCCTCAGTCCTCCCAGGACCCTCCCTCCTCCGCTCTGCTCGCTGCTAGGCCCCCGCTTCACTTCTCTCCTGGCAGCCCCCAGCCCTCAGCGTGCTGGCTGGACCTCGCGCCGTTTCTCTTGGTCCCGGTCCCTCAGCTCTCCCTCGTGCCCCCCGCTGTCCCCTTAGGTCTCCTCCGGAGCGGCCGCTCCGGAGCGCGCGATGGTGTTGATGGGACGGGGCAGAGGTCGCTTTTGGGGTTCAGTCGGCCCTGGGGGTCTCTGTCAGCGAACGCGTCGCGTTTTGCTCCCTCTtccgctctctctgcctttccaacCGGCTGTCAGTTTGAATTGCAGGCGCAGCGCACCGATTGGGAGAACCGGAGTTCGCCCGCGTCCCGCATTGGAAGGCTCGGGAGCCTTCCCCCGCTGAGATCTTAGTGGCCTGGAGACCGTACGCCCCGCCTCAGTAACGGTGCCGAGATGAGCTCGGCTTTCTGGTTGGCCGAGTTTGGCTCCGCCTCCGCTCCCATTGGCCGGCACCGGGGGGCTTGGGCAAACCCTACTCCCGCCCCAGTGAAAGAGGCAAGGCACTCCCTTCACGCTTCTTATTGGAAGACTTTCTACAGTCCCTACTGGTCTCTACTCTCTACTGGCTAAAATTCTCCGCAACGCCCCTCCTCTCTACCCCGGTCCAATTGGTAGTGCCTTCTCTCAAGAGTTTGTGTTTGGCTGTTGGTTCCATTTTAACCCCGCCcattaattctacttctgggctcGGCAACCCTGGGAGGAGCTTGCTCTATGACCACGCCTCGGTGGTGCTAGTCACACCTCCAAAGTTTCTCAAGCTCCTCCTCCTCATTCCAGACCTCTCGAGATCAGCTATTCCTATTGGCTACAGGCCCCATCGGTCGATAGAAAACGGGCGGTGATTGGTAAGGGGGTGGGCTCTGCTTCCCGGCGGGGTCCTGCGGAGTTGGCGGAGGCTCCTCAGGGGACTAGGGGGACCGATCTGCGTAGAAGCGGGTGgcggggaagaggggaggagatcTCTGAGTGGGAAGCGAAGCTGGGGACCTGAGACCCGTCGCGTCAGAGCCAGGTAaaggctccttccctctcccctttcctcttcccGGCCGCCGGGCTGGAGCCCTGACTGAACAAACCCGGGCTGGGGCGGGAAGGAGAGGGCGCGGATGCTGCTTGCGGCATCGCCTAGCCGTGCCGCCCGGAATCACTCAGACGCCCTCCCCCTCGACCCTCTCCAAATCTTCCAGTACAGCCCATAATACTTCTCAAGACTGCATCTCTCACTGCCCTTCACCGCACAGtctcgggctctgccctgggacTCTGCCGCTGTGCAGCAGgcacccagccccctccccaagtcctcagccccctccccaagtCCTCTGCACACGGGCAGGCTTGGTCCACCTTTGGGCAACCGTCGTTGGCATCACCCGTAACCATCGGCTGTCCTCTTCCCCTGTCTCCAAGCCCTGGCAGACAGCCGGGTTACAGCCCAGGACCCAGAAGGATGATTGTTCCGCACTGCTTCCGGGGCTTTTTCCCTGttccagccccctgccctcctggaatGGTGCCTTTCACGCACTCCCTAGACCCATAGCAGGTCCCCAAGTTGCTAACATCCTTCCGTTCCATGTAACATCGTGGCCACGGTAGCcgcctcaccaccccccacccctccccgagGTAATCCTCCCTTtgccctctccccgcctcccaaACGTGTGCAGAAGCTTCAGTCATCTATCCCCGGCTCCCATGCAGCCTCTGGACCCCACctcacacccccctccccgcttccTGCCCGCCTGAACCACCACGCCGCCTGGGCTCCCTCTTCCTCCCGGCGCGGGAAGTGGGAGACACCAGCGgagcacctcccctcccctgacaCGGAGAAGGAAAGGGGCGACCTAGGAGGGAGGGTCGCCGGTGTGGCACGGTGGGGAGCAAGACTCCCAACTCTGCGCTCCCGCTGCTTCCCTCCCGCCGCCCGGACCTTGGCCAGGGCGGGATTTCCTCAGGCACCCCCTGGTGCGAAGGGTCTGGACTGCGACCCTCCCGTCCCTCCCGACCCccctcgccccaccccccccccccccccccccccccccccgcaaccgaGCCTGGGTCTGGGTCTGGTATCTGGCATCTCTGGGCATGGGTGACAAAAAATATTGGGGGTGTCATTTAAGAGTTACTCTCGTCCGTGACTTGGGGGAGGCGGCGGCTGCcttccgccccccgcccctgggtTTTCCCGACTCCGACCCTCGCCTCTAACCCGTTTCCTGCTTTTGCCGACCACATTGTTTTCCTGGATGTGCCCCGTGCGGAGCAGGCTTTTTCCTGCAGGTCTCACCCCCCCTCAACATTTTGCTGCCAAGAGAAGCTagtaaccaaaaacaaaacaactgggaggaggggcgggaggggaagaaaagttgTGCCCGGGTGGCTTGTCCCTCCCTGGCTTTGATCCCTTTTGATGTCCTGGGAGTTGCCCCAGCCGGGGGTCAGGGGCCGCGTCGGAGCCACTGCCGAGAGTGCTCCCTTCGGCTGGCCGCTGCCCAGCGCTGGCGGGGCTCGGAGGCCGCCGAGGTGCCGCAGTCCCCGCCCGGAGCCCCGCGTTCCCGCCGCAGTCCCCACCCGAAGCCCGCGCAGGCGGCTGCTCCAAAGTGTTTTCTTCCAGCCTTAAAACAAAATCCGGAGGGAGCTTCCTTCCTCCGCACCTcgccgcgccgggctctgtgggCCGGGCGGCGTTTGGCCGAGATGAATGGGCCCAGGCCGGGCTTGGAACGAcatcccctaccccacccccgcCGCGATTAGGATCTGCGCCGGGGCTGATcgccccctccccttttccctgcATTTACAGGCAAGTGAACCGGAGCAAACGACTTCCGATCCAGTCTGCGCTGCTGCGGCTCCCGTTTGGGATTTGATTTGCAGCATCTTCGAGCCTGTGCAACAAAAAACCGCGAAGCACGCCCAGCCCTCCCCCGGCACCCTTTTACGCACCCACTCCCTCCCGGGGACACAGCTGGGCGCGTCCAcacccccgcaccccccacaCCATGTTGTGCGGAAGGACTTCCACTCCCTGCCTGTGTCGTTGATGTCAGACCCCAGGCCAACCTCCGGGCGCTGCAGTTCTCCCGGCTAATGCTGAGGCTGCGGCTCCGGCTCTAGCACAGGAACCAGCCGCCGCCGCGCCCGGCCCCAGCGCCCACCGTCTGCATGTGCCCGCCGTAGCCTTCTGCCCAGCCCGCAGCCCGCGCTCCCCGG is a window encoding:
- the FAM72A gene encoding protein FAM72A isoform X2; protein product: MSTSSCSFEDRCVSILCCKFCKQVLSSRGMKAVLLADTEIDLFSTDIPPTNAVDFIGRCYFTEICKCKLKDIACLKWCQLPTLGQLARDRREYR